The following is a genomic window from Candidatus Hydrogenedentota bacterium.
GAAGTAGACGTCGTTGCCGCCGTCAAGGTCCACCGTTGCGAAGTCCGCGTTCCCGAAATGCCCGATGGTCCCCATGACATGGGCGCCGAAATGCTGGATGCTGTCCGGGTCCATGTGCTCCGGCGAGTCGTTCATCGTGTGGTACCACATGAACTTGTCAATGTACGCGACGTTGTACCCCTTCATGCCCGCGTTGCGGAATTTCGTGAAGTCCCCGCCGAAGGGCGACGCCTGGTAGATGGCGAACATGAGGGAGCTGGACACGGGCAGCGCGCCGTGGGCCGAAGCCGCGCGCAGCTCGCGGATGTGCCCGCTGTTGCCCGAGGAGGTCTCAAAGACCAGGGCGGTCCCGCGCGTGCCGCGCACGTCGAGACAGCTCATGACCCCCACATCCGCCGCCAGGGGGTGTGTGCAGAAGCCCTGCGCGCCGTAGCCGCCGATTTCCTCCGCATCCGCGAAGACAAACACCACGTCGTTGCGCGGGCGCGGGCGGTTCATGAGGGCGCGCGCCGCCTCCAGCATGGCCGCGCACCCCGCAATGTCGTCCGTGGCCCCCGGGCCGTAGGGCACTGAGTCGTAATGCGCGCTGAAGGCCACCGAGCCCGTGTTGTCCGTGCCGGGGATGCGCCCGATCACCGCCTGATGGAGACGGACCGTGTTCCCGTTCACGGCGGGCTTGGACATGAACTCCGCCTCCACCCCCAGGCGGCGCAGCTCCTCCAGGAAGTACTTCGCCACCTCGTCGTTTTGCCGGGATCCTGCGGGATGCGTCACGGCGGAGCACGCGAACCCGTGCGCAATCGCGCGGTGCGCCGAGAACTGGTCCGCCGGGGCGTCCTTCGGAAGCCCCTTCGGCGGCCGCTGCGCCAGCACGCCCAATCCGGCAAGACCCGCCGCAAACAGGCAGGCGGCCGCGGCACACACTATGGGGAGACGATTCGGGGACATGTTTGCTCCTCTGGGCTGTCCGGCCGTCATTTTGGGAGAAAGGCCGGCCGCCACCTTCTGTTTCGCCAACTTCCCACTTGAGAGGGACTTGAGACGCCGTCGGCGGGTTTCATGGCGCGTGGGTGGGCGGTGCGGCCTTCTTGGCCGCCGCCTTCCCCAGCACAAACTCCAGCGCCCGGGTGGCGTCGGCGTGGTTGGTCTCGTGGCCGCCTTCGGGTTGGGCGATCACCAGCACGTCGCGCCCGAGGGCCTTCAGTTTCTCCGCGAGGCGCCTCGCGCCTTCCGGGGGCGTCACGTCATCCTTGTCCCCCACCGTCAGGGCGACGGGCATGGTGAGGCGCTCCGCGTTCAGTTCGGCGCTGCGCTTCCGGTATTCCTCCGGCTTTGACGCCTTGTCCCCGCCGAAGGAGGCGCTGATCGCGTCCTGGAACCCCTCATACTCCACATGGTTCGCCACCGGGTTCAGGGCGACCACGCCGTCCACCAGGTCCGGATGGAGCGCGGCGAAGGTGAGGGCGGCGCTCGCCCCCATGGACCCGCCCGCCAGCACCACCCGCGCGGGCCGGTGCTGTTTCCGGTATTCCCCGAGAATCTGCACCATGTCCGCCTCGGCGGCGGGGCCCATCCAGGAGGTTTTGGCCCGGTAGTCCGGCGAGAGCATGGCCATGCCGTGGCGGTCCGCGGCGTCGCGCAGGGCGCGGCACTCGTCGCGCGGGTT
Proteins encoded in this region:
- a CDS encoding alpha/beta fold hydrolase encodes the protein MKALFLALPALLLLSAPPADIVFTAAFDGTEQRYVLRLPPGAEGPEGLGVIIALHGHGSDRWQFIENPRDECRALRDAADRHGMAMLSPDYRAKTSWMGPAAEADMVQILGEYRKQHRPARVVLAGGSMGASAALTFAALHPDLVDGVVALNPVANHVEYEGFQDAISASFGGDKASKPEEYRKRSAELNAERLTMPVALTVGDKDDVTPPEGARRLAEKLKALGRDVLVIAQPEGGHETNHADATRALEFVLGKAAAKKAAPPTHAP